GCTGATGCAACGGAGACTTTCGACGTGCAACCCCCTGTTGACCGTTCGACGCAGGACTGGCCGATGACCGCGCCGCGTCCCGCCTGGAAACAATGGCTGCTGACGGATACACCCGCGTCGCGCAGGCAAGCCGCGCTTGGCCTCGCATATCGGCGCTGGCGGCGCTTCGCGGGCAACCCGCTATCGGTATTCGGTCTGTCGATTCTGATGTTGCTCGTGATCGTCGCGATCATCGGGCCGTGGATCGCGCCCCACGATCCGTTGCGGCAAGTGCTGTCCGACCGCTTGTTGCCGCCCGGTTCCGCATCGCATTGGCTCGGCACCGATCAGCTCGGCCGCGACATCCTCTCGCGCATCATTTTCGGTTCGCGGCTCACGCTGTCGATCGCGATGCTCGTCGTGGTCGTAGTCGTGCCCGTTGGCCTGTTGATCGGCACGACGGCGGGCTTCTTCGGTGGCTGGGTCGACAATGTGCTGATGCGCGTGACGGATATTGCGCTGGCGTTCCCGAAGATCGTGCTCGCGCTCGCGTTCGCCGCTGCGTTGGGTCCGGGTGTGATCAATGCCGTGATCGCAATTTCAATCACCGCGTGGCCCGCGTATGCGAGACTCGCGCGCGCCGAGACGCTGCGGCTCGTGCAGGCCGATTTCATCCATGTGGCACGGTTGCAAGGGGCATCCAGCGCACGCATTCTGCTGCGCTATATCGTGCCGCTCTGCTCGTCGTCGGTGATCGTGCGCGCGACCCTCGACATGGCAGGCATCATCCTGACCGTAGCGGGCCTCGGCTTTCTCGGACTCGGCGCGCAACCGCCGAGCCCCGAATGGGGCTTCATGGTCGCGTCAGGCCGCAACGTGCTGCTCGATTCGTGGTGGGTCGCGACGATACCCGGTTTTGCAATCCTGCTTGTGAGCCTCGCATTCAATCTGCTCGGCGACGGCTTGCGCGACGTGTTCGATCCGCGCCACGGAGACTGACATGGGCACGAACATAGCCACGAACGAAAGCCAGTCCGCCCTGTGCGAAATCGACGATTTGCGGGTTGCGTTTCGCGCTCATGACGGCTCGATGAACGAAGCGGTGCGCGGCCTTTCGCTGACATTGAACAAGGGCGAGCGGCTCGGCATCGTCGGCGAATCGGGTTCGGGGAAATCGCTGACGGGACGCGCGCTGCTGGGGCTGCTGCCGCCCGCCGCGCATTGCACTGCGCAGGCGCTGCGCTTCGACGGACAGGACTTGCTGTCGATGCGCGCCGACAAGCGCCGCCG
This Paraburkholderia phymatum STM815 DNA region includes the following protein-coding sequences:
- the nikC gene encoding nickel transporter permease; protein product: MTAPRPAWKQWLLTDTPASRRQAALGLAYRRWRRFAGNPLSVFGLSILMLLVIVAIIGPWIAPHDPLRQVLSDRLLPPGSASHWLGTDQLGRDILSRIIFGSRLTLSIAMLVVVVVVPVGLLIGTTAGFFGGWVDNVLMRVTDIALAFPKIVLALAFAAALGPGVINAVIAISITAWPAYARLARAETLRLVQADFIHVARLQGASSARILLRYIVPLCSSSVIVRATLDMAGIILTVAGLGFLGLGAQPPSPEWGFMVASGRNVLLDSWWVATIPGFAILLVSLAFNLLGDGLRDVFDPRHGD